One stretch of Malus domestica chromosome 14, GDT2T_hap1 DNA includes these proteins:
- the LOC139191593 gene encoding PHD finger-containing protein 6-like encodes MPRVLKANFLPRSQLWTDIFQDQPPDLQDVGLYFFPDENAERSREGHARLIERMETEDSMMRICFDDEGVELLIFTSEKLQLDKQLTSFLWGVLHCTKNDQVEANMNNNQSVDMEIDMEGENTGGRVDVVVPTSEGSKAY; translated from the exons ATGCCTCGTGTCCTCAAGGCGAATTTTCTTCCTCGATCCCAACTTTGGACTGATATCTTCCAAGACCAACCTCCTGACCTTCAAGATGTTGGACTTTACTTTTTCCCTGATGAAAACGCTGAGAG ATCAAGAGAGGGCCATGCTCGGCTGATTGAGCGGATGGAGACCGAAGATTCAATGATGAGAATTTGCTTTGATGACGAGGGCGTTGAGTTGCTGATATTTACATCAGAAAAGCTACAGTTAGACAAGCAGT TGACAAGCTTCTTATGGGGAGTCTTGCATTGTACGAAAAATGATCAAGTTGAAGCAAACATGAATAACAATCAGAGTGTGGACATGGAAATCGACATGGAAGGTGAAAATACGGGGGGAAGAGTTGATGTTGTAGTTCCGACTTCCGAGGGATCCAAAGCTTACTAG
- the LOC103455422 gene encoding histone deacetylase 5-like produces the protein MEVAEDVDCESKGQQQKRTRRVGLLYDERMCKHSTPDGDPHPENPNRIKAIWNKLQSAAIPQRCVVLEAKEAEDKHILSVHTKKHVDLIRNISSKQFNSRRNRIASKFNSIYLNEGSSEAAYLAAGSAIEVAERVAKGELDSAVAIIRPPGHHAEQDEAMGFCLYNNVAIAASVLLNEKPELGINKILIVDWDVHHGNGTQKMFWKDPRVLFFSVHRHEFGSFYPANDDGFYTMIGEGAGAGYNINVPWENGGCGDADYFAVWDHILVPVAKEFNPDLIIVSAGFDAAAGDPLGGCRVTPYGYAVLLKKLMSFANGKIVLALEGGYNLKSIANSTLSCVKVLLDDNSIHGSSEAYPFESTWRVIKAVRRKLSAFWPSLADELPELLTNQTAPPASYILTSSSDSEAEDNEGPNVISKHLEEVLQDVIEPFSKLKVDGSIQDHVASNSCIWRSELSKVEIWYAAFGSNLCLKRFLCYIEGGQMEGMKRPYLGCADKTPPKEIMWKTFPHRLFFGRESTLTWGPGGAAFLNPESNIQDKTYMCLYRITLEQFNDVIVQENVASFPMNSPLFDLAGLDSVTSEEPHSLQVQLKKCWYGNIIYLGKENDIPILTMTCAKSQMEGFKSGEIPLRAPAKNYVNTIVRGLVEGKQLSQEAAMAYLQKASVNPWG, from the exons atggaGGTTGCTGAAGATGTTGACTGTGAGAGCAAAGGTCAGCAGCAGAAGAGGACGAGGAGGGTAGGATTGTTGTACGACGAGAGGATGTGTAAGCACTCCACACCCGACGGCGATCCTCATCCGGAAAACCCCAACCGAATTAAGGCAATCTGGAACAAGCTCCAATCAGCTGCCATTCCCCAGAG gtgTGTTGTTTTGGAAGCAAAAGAAGCAGAAGACAAGCATATTTTGTCAGTTCACACCAAAAAACATGTTGATCTGATTAGGAATATAAGCTCCAAACAGTTTAATTCACGGAGAAATCGGATTGCGTCGAAATTCAATTCCATATATCTCAATGAAGGATCATCCGAAGCTGCCTACCTTGCCGCGGGCTCTGCCATAGAG GTGGCGGAAAGAGTTGCCAAAGGCGAACTAGATTCTGCTGTGGCTATCATTAGGCCTCCAGGACATCATGCGGAACAAGACGAAGCTATGGGATTTTGCCTGTACAACAATGTAGCTATTGCAGCAAGTGTCCTTTTAAATGAAAAA CCAGAACTGGGTATCAACAAAATTTTGATTGTTGACTGGGATGTGCATCATGGTAACGGTACTCAAAAGATGTTCTGGAAGGATCCTCGTGTTTTATTCTTCTCTGTTCATAG GCATGAGTTTGGAAGTTTTTATCCAGCTAATGATGATGGTTTCTATACTATGATTGGAGAAGGAGCAGGAGCAGGATACAACATTAATGTCCCCTGGGAAAATGGAGGGTGTGGGGACGCAGACTATTTTGCAGTTTGGGACCATATTTTGGTTCCTGTTGCCAAGGAGTTTAATCCCGATTTAATTATAGTCTCTGCAGGATTTGATGCAG CTGCTGGTGATCCTCTAGGGGGTTGTCGTGTCACACCATATGGATACGCAGTTTTGTTGAAAAAG TTGATGAGTTTTGCGAACGGAAAAATCGTGTTGGCTTTAGAAGGAGGATACAATCTCAAGTCTATTGCAAATTCAACTCTTTCTTGTGTTAAAGTTCTGCTGGACGACAATTCTATACATGGGTCTTCAGAGGCATACCCATTTGAGTCTACATGGCGTGTGATAAAAGCG GTTCGCCGGAAACTAAGTGCTTTCTGGCCATCACTTGCGGATGAATTACCAGAGTTGCTAACCAATCAAACAGCTCCTCCAGCTTCG TATATTCTCACCTCAAGCTCTGATTCTGAAGCGGAGGACAACGAAGGTCCAAATGTCATATCTAAACATCTTGAGGAGGTTCTTCAAGATGTTATAGAGCCCTTCTCGAAGTTGAAAGTTGACGGAAGTATTCAGG ATCATGTGGCAAGTAATTCTTGCATCTGGAGATCAGAGCTCTCAAAGGTCGAGATTTGGTATGCCGCTTTTGGATCAAATCTGTGTCTAAAAAGATTTCTCTGCTATATTGAAGGTGGACAG ATGGAAGGTATGAAAAGGCCATATCTTGGTTGTGCGGACAAAACTCCCCCAAAGGAGATTATGTGGAAGACTTTCCCTCATCGCTTGTTCTTTGGTCGTGAATCTACACTTACATGGGGTCCTGGAGGAGCCGCTTTCCTTAATCCCGAAAGCAACATCCAGGATAAGACTTATATGTGCCTGTATAGAATTAC GCTTGAGCAGTTTAACGATGTAATAGTCCAGGAAAACGTTGCAAGTTTTCCTATGAACTCTCCTTTGTTTGACTTGGCTGGTTTAGActcagtcactagtgaggagcCTCATTCTCTACAGGTTCAACTAAAG AAGTGTTGGTACGGTAATATTATCTACTTGGGCAAGGAGAATGATATTCCGATACTAACAATGAC GTGTGCAAAATCACAAATGGAGGGCTTCAAATCCGGGGAGATTCCCTTGCGTGCTCCGGCCAAAAATTATGTCAACACAATCGTGAGGGGCTTGGTGGAAGGAAAACAACTTTCGCAGGAGGCGGCTATGGCTTACTTACAAAAAGCTTCTGTTAACCCATGGGGATGA
- the LOC103455421 gene encoding DNAJ protein JJJ1 homolog isoform X2, translating to MAASDRRCHYEVLGLARDCSADEIRSAYRKLALQRHPDKLVQSGLSQSEATAQFQELAHAYEVLSDPKERAWYDSHRSQILFSDRRSAASGSGSGIPDLFSFFSTTVFSGYSDSGRGFYKVYSDVFNKIYANELNFARKLGLGLDTVAEAPAMGNLESPYVQVTAFYNYWAGFCTVMDFCWEDKYDVMAGPNRKSRRLMEEENKKERKKAKREFNETVRGLVDFVKKRDKRVIDMMLKKEEERVRKREEERERKKKLEKEKLERAMAYEEPEWAKVEEEEGGNGVEELEEDEEEQMRKEFYCVVCGKKFKSEKQWKNHEQSKKHRDKVAEYRESIGEEDLELDDEEVLEGEGEERGELGDVDELGQEIREGLKIGEEEDGAGVSDQEDELHEFGGENGNEKVDEALGLDGDEDEDEMGVLEAMVAGRKIKKNVAFWVEREDKDDDDAEFMEYNNRKSARRKGGARKERSKKSGGEANNVDKSGNNGGQSEESNEQDNSNMKESTSHSVVENESTDKGDEHLARKKKSSSKAVDKKEKVKKVANDKLKNSCNGKKSKGALKNTSNACDTCGEEFESRNKLHMHLGDTGHAKLKYR from the exons ATGGCGGCGTCGGACAGGCGGTGCCACTACGAGGTTTTAGGTCTTGCCCGCGACTGCTCCGCCGACGAGATCCGGTCGGCTTACAGGAAGCTCGCTCTCCAGCGCCACCCGGacaagctagtccagtccggcTTATCCCAGTCCGAAGCCACGGCCCAGTTCCAGGAGCTGGCCCATGCCTACGAGGTTCTCTCCGACCCCAAAGAGCGAGCTTGGTACGACTCTCACCGCTCCCAAATCCTCTTCTCCGATCGCAGATCGGCCGCGTCGGGCTCCGGCTCGGGCATCCCCGATCTCTTCTCATTCTTCTCCACCACCGTCTTCTCTGGGTACTCCGACTCCGGCCGCGGATTTTATAAGGTATATTCCGATGTCTTCAACAAAATCTACGCCAACGAGCTCAATTTTGCTAGGAAATTAGGATTAGGGTTGGACACCGTGGCTGAAGCTCCGGCGATGGGGAATTTAGAGAGTCCGTACGTGCAGGTCACCGCGTTTTATAACTACTGGGCAGGGTTTTGTACGGTGATGGATTTTTGCTGGGAGGACAAGTATGACGTGATGGCCGGTCCTAACCGGAAGTCGAGGAGGTTGATGGAGGAGGAGAACaagaaggagaggaagaaggctAAGAGAGAGTTCAACGAGACGGTGCGGGGGTTGGTGGATTTTGTGAAGAAGAGGGACAAGAGGGTGATTGATATGATGctgaagaaggaggaggagagggtgaggaagagggaggaggagagagagaggaagaagaagttggagaagGAGAAATTGGAGAGGGCTATGGCGTATGAGGAGCCGGAGTGGGCGAaagtggaggaggaggaaggagggaatggggttGAGGAATTGGAGGAGGACGAGGAGGAGCAGATGAGGAAGGAATTCTATTGTGTAGTGTGTGGGAAGAAGTTTAAGAGTGAGAAGCAGTGGAAGAATCACGAGCAGTCGAAGAAGCATCGAGATAAGGTTGCAGAGTATCGGGAGTCGATTGGAGAAGAAGATCTTGAACTTGATGATGAAGAGGTTTTGGAGGGAGAGGGTGAAGAAAGGGGTGAGCTTGGCGATGTTGATGAATTAGGTCAGGAGATTAGAGAGGGGTTGAAGATTGGGGAGGAGGAAGATGGGGCAGGAGTGAGTGATCAGGAGGATGAGTTGCACGAATTTGGTGGTGAAAATGGGAATGAAAAGGTTGACGAGGCACTTGGGTTGGATggtgatgaagatgaagatgaaatggGTGTTCTTGAAGCAATGGTGGCCGGGCGAAAGATTAAGAAAAATGTAGCCTTTTGGGTTGAGCGTGAGGATAAGGATGACGATGACGCGGAGTTCATGGAATATAATAACCGGAAGAGCGCAAGAAGGAAAGGAGGAGCGAGGAAAGAGAGGAGTAAGAAGAGTGGTGGTGAAGCTAATAATGTTGATAAAAGTGGAAACAACGGTGGTCAGAGTGAGGAGAGTAATGAACAAGATAATTCAAATATGAAGGAATCCACATCTCATTCCGTTGTGGAAAATGAGAGTACTGATAAAGGGGATGAACATTTAGCACGAAAGAAGAAGAGCTCAAGCAAAGCCGTCGATAAGAAAGAGAAAGTGAAGAAAGTGGCGAACGACAAATTAAAGAATTCATGTAATGGGAAGAAATCTAAG GGAGCATTGAAGAATACTAGCAACGCATGTGATACATGTGGAGAGGAGTTCGAATCAAG AAACAAGTTACATATGCATTTGGGTGACACTGGACATGCGAAGCTGAAGTATCGATGA
- the LOC103455421 gene encoding DNAJ protein JJJ1 homolog isoform X1, with translation MAASDRRCHYEVLGLARDCSADEIRSAYRKLALQRHPDKLVQSGLSQSEATAQFQELAHAYEVLSDPKERAWYDSHRSQILFSDRRSAASGSGSGIPDLFSFFSTTVFSGYSDSGRGFYKVYSDVFNKIYANELNFARKLGLGLDTVAEAPAMGNLESPYVQVTAFYNYWAGFCTVMDFCWEDKYDVMAGPNRKSRRLMEEENKKERKKAKREFNETVRGLVDFVKKRDKRVIDMMLKKEEERVRKREEERERKKKLEKEKLERAMAYEEPEWAKVEEEEGGNGVEELEEDEEEQMRKEFYCVVCGKKFKSEKQWKNHEQSKKHRDKVAEYRESIGEEDLELDDEEVLEGEGEERGELGDVDELGQEIREGLKIGEEEDGAGVSDQEDELHEFGGENGNEKVDEALGLDGDEDEDEMGVLEAMVAGRKIKKNVAFWVEREDKDDDDAEFMEYNNRKSARRKGGARKERSKKSGGEANNVDKSGNNGGQSEESNEQDNSNMKESTSHSVVENESTDKGDEHLARKKKSSSKAVDKKEKVKKVANDKLKNSCNGKKSKQGALKNTSNACDTCGEEFESRNKLHMHLGDTGHAKLKYR, from the exons ATGGCGGCGTCGGACAGGCGGTGCCACTACGAGGTTTTAGGTCTTGCCCGCGACTGCTCCGCCGACGAGATCCGGTCGGCTTACAGGAAGCTCGCTCTCCAGCGCCACCCGGacaagctagtccagtccggcTTATCCCAGTCCGAAGCCACGGCCCAGTTCCAGGAGCTGGCCCATGCCTACGAGGTTCTCTCCGACCCCAAAGAGCGAGCTTGGTACGACTCTCACCGCTCCCAAATCCTCTTCTCCGATCGCAGATCGGCCGCGTCGGGCTCCGGCTCGGGCATCCCCGATCTCTTCTCATTCTTCTCCACCACCGTCTTCTCTGGGTACTCCGACTCCGGCCGCGGATTTTATAAGGTATATTCCGATGTCTTCAACAAAATCTACGCCAACGAGCTCAATTTTGCTAGGAAATTAGGATTAGGGTTGGACACCGTGGCTGAAGCTCCGGCGATGGGGAATTTAGAGAGTCCGTACGTGCAGGTCACCGCGTTTTATAACTACTGGGCAGGGTTTTGTACGGTGATGGATTTTTGCTGGGAGGACAAGTATGACGTGATGGCCGGTCCTAACCGGAAGTCGAGGAGGTTGATGGAGGAGGAGAACaagaaggagaggaagaaggctAAGAGAGAGTTCAACGAGACGGTGCGGGGGTTGGTGGATTTTGTGAAGAAGAGGGACAAGAGGGTGATTGATATGATGctgaagaaggaggaggagagggtgaggaagagggaggaggagagagagaggaagaagaagttggagaagGAGAAATTGGAGAGGGCTATGGCGTATGAGGAGCCGGAGTGGGCGAaagtggaggaggaggaaggagggaatggggttGAGGAATTGGAGGAGGACGAGGAGGAGCAGATGAGGAAGGAATTCTATTGTGTAGTGTGTGGGAAGAAGTTTAAGAGTGAGAAGCAGTGGAAGAATCACGAGCAGTCGAAGAAGCATCGAGATAAGGTTGCAGAGTATCGGGAGTCGATTGGAGAAGAAGATCTTGAACTTGATGATGAAGAGGTTTTGGAGGGAGAGGGTGAAGAAAGGGGTGAGCTTGGCGATGTTGATGAATTAGGTCAGGAGATTAGAGAGGGGTTGAAGATTGGGGAGGAGGAAGATGGGGCAGGAGTGAGTGATCAGGAGGATGAGTTGCACGAATTTGGTGGTGAAAATGGGAATGAAAAGGTTGACGAGGCACTTGGGTTGGATggtgatgaagatgaagatgaaatggGTGTTCTTGAAGCAATGGTGGCCGGGCGAAAGATTAAGAAAAATGTAGCCTTTTGGGTTGAGCGTGAGGATAAGGATGACGATGACGCGGAGTTCATGGAATATAATAACCGGAAGAGCGCAAGAAGGAAAGGAGGAGCGAGGAAAGAGAGGAGTAAGAAGAGTGGTGGTGAAGCTAATAATGTTGATAAAAGTGGAAACAACGGTGGTCAGAGTGAGGAGAGTAATGAACAAGATAATTCAAATATGAAGGAATCCACATCTCATTCCGTTGTGGAAAATGAGAGTACTGATAAAGGGGATGAACATTTAGCACGAAAGAAGAAGAGCTCAAGCAAAGCCGTCGATAAGAAAGAGAAAGTGAAGAAAGTGGCGAACGACAAATTAAAGAATTCATGTAATGGGAAGAAATCTAAG CAGGGAGCATTGAAGAATACTAGCAACGCATGTGATACATGTGGAGAGGAGTTCGAATCAAG AAACAAGTTACATATGCATTTGGGTGACACTGGACATGCGAAGCTGAAGTATCGATGA
- the LOC103424563 gene encoding phosphoserine phosphatase, chloroplastic-like isoform X1, producing MEGLVAASLRVTPVRIHLRQKHLSIVSASSVQCTRRLYRNRGQVGMRQHPKLRNSIAASAQPLEATLSPFDNRLPSKEVLDLWRNADAVCFDVDSTVCLDEGIDELAEHCGAGKAVAEWTARAMGGSVPFEEALAARLSLFNPSLSQVQDFLEKNPPKLSPGIVELVKKLKANGTDVYLVSGGFSQMIKPVAAILDIPTENVFANQLLFGTFGEFLGFDKNEPTSRSGGKATAVQQIRKAHNYKELVMIGDGATDLEARQPGGADLFICYAGVQLREAVAAKADWLVLNLQDMISSLD from the exons ATGGAGGGATTGGTGGCTGCATCGTTGCGAGTCACCCCAGTTCGTATTCATTTGAGGCAAAAGCACCTCTCTATTGTTTCTGCATCTTCAGTGCAATGTACAAGACGTTTGTATCGAAATAGAGGTCAAGTTGGAATGAGACAACATCCCAAATTACGGAACTCGATTGCTGCTTCAGCTCAACCATTAGAAGCCACATTGAGCCCCTTTGACAACAGGCTACCATCCAAAG AGGTTCTTGATTTATGGAGAAATGCTGATGCGGTATGCTTCGATGTGGATAGCACGGTTTGCCTGGATGAGGGCATTGATGAACTTGCAGAACATTGTGGAGCTGGAAAGGCTGTTGCAGAATGGACTGCTAG GGCAATGGGTGGTTCAGTACCTTTTGAGGAGGCTTTGGCTGCTAGACTATCTTTGTTCAATCCTTCCCTGTCTCAAGTCCAAGATTTTCTCGAAAAGAACCCCCCAAA GCTATCTCCTGGCATAGTCGAGTTAGTCAAGAAGCTGAAGGCTAATGGCACCGACGTTTACCTGGTCTCTGGAGGCTTCAGTCAAATGATCAAA CCTGTGGCGGCGATTCTTGATATACCAACTGAAAACGTGTTTGCTAATCAACTACTGTTTGGAACTTTTGGAGAGTTTCTGGGTTTTGACAAAAACGAGCCCACTTCAAGGAGTGGCGGAAAAGCCACCGCAGTGCAACAGATAAGGAAG GCTCACAATTACAAGGAACTTGTCATGATTGGGGATGGCGCGACTGATCTTGAG GCACGCCAACCCGGAGGTGCTGACTTGTTCATCTGCTACGCTGGTGTTCAACTACGCGAGGCTGTTGCTGCAAAGGCTGATTGGCTTGTTCTTAATCTTCAAGACATGATAAGTTCCTTGGATTAA
- the LOC103424563 gene encoding phosphoserine phosphatase, chloroplastic-like isoform X2: MEGLVAASLRVTPVRIHLRQKHLSIVSASSVQCTRRLYRNRGQVGMRQHPKLRNSIAASAQPLEATLSPFDNRLPSKEVLDLWRNADAVCFDVDSTVCLDEGIDELAEHCGAGKAVAEWTARAMGGSVPFEEALAARLSLFNPSLSQVQDFLEKNPPKLSPGIVELVKKLKANGTDVYLVSGGFSQMIKPVAAILDIPTENVFANQLLFGTFGEFLGFDKNEPTSRSGGKATAVQQIRKAHNYKELVMIGDGATDLEARWRS; this comes from the exons ATGGAGGGATTGGTGGCTGCATCGTTGCGAGTCACCCCAGTTCGTATTCATTTGAGGCAAAAGCACCTCTCTATTGTTTCTGCATCTTCAGTGCAATGTACAAGACGTTTGTATCGAAATAGAGGTCAAGTTGGAATGAGACAACATCCCAAATTACGGAACTCGATTGCTGCTTCAGCTCAACCATTAGAAGCCACATTGAGCCCCTTTGACAACAGGCTACCATCCAAAG AGGTTCTTGATTTATGGAGAAATGCTGATGCGGTATGCTTCGATGTGGATAGCACGGTTTGCCTGGATGAGGGCATTGATGAACTTGCAGAACATTGTGGAGCTGGAAAGGCTGTTGCAGAATGGACTGCTAG GGCAATGGGTGGTTCAGTACCTTTTGAGGAGGCTTTGGCTGCTAGACTATCTTTGTTCAATCCTTCCCTGTCTCAAGTCCAAGATTTTCTCGAAAAGAACCCCCCAAA GCTATCTCCTGGCATAGTCGAGTTAGTCAAGAAGCTGAAGGCTAATGGCACCGACGTTTACCTGGTCTCTGGAGGCTTCAGTCAAATGATCAAA CCTGTGGCGGCGATTCTTGATATACCAACTGAAAACGTGTTTGCTAATCAACTACTGTTTGGAACTTTTGGAGAGTTTCTGGGTTTTGACAAAAACGAGCCCACTTCAAGGAGTGGCGGAAAAGCCACCGCAGTGCAACAGATAAGGAAG GCTCACAATTACAAGGAACTTGTCATGATTGGGGATGGCGCGACTGATCTTGAG GCTCGTTGGCGAAGCTAG